Within Topomyia yanbarensis strain Yona2022 chromosome 2, ASM3024719v1, whole genome shotgun sequence, the genomic segment caagtggtcccaaatattttctataacaaataccatcaagtcgactgcgccaaaatgttctacactgacggatcaattctcaacgggtccacaggcttcggtatcttcaacgaaaatcttgctgcctcattcaaactcaatgatcctgcttcaatttacgtcgcagaattagctgccattcagtatactctcgggatcattgacaccctgccctcagaccattacttcatcgtttcggatagtctcagctccattgaggccatccgtgcggcgaagcctggaaagcactcaccgtatttcctggggaaaatacgggaatatctgagtgctttatctgaaaaatcttaccagattaccttggtttgggtcccgtcacattgttctattgcgggcaatgagaaggcggactatttagccaaggtgggcgcattagaaggcgacacttacgaaagaccaatttgcttcaacgaatttttcagtatctctcgtcagaggacgctcgatagttggcaaacctcatggagcaatgggcatctgggacggtggctacattccattatcccgaaggtatcaacgaatgcttggtttaaggggttggatgtgaaccgggactttattcgtacgatgtcaaggatcatgtccaaccattactcgtttgacgcgcatctccgtcgtatagggcttgctgaaagtaatcattgtgtttgtgagaacggctaccacgacatcgagcatgttgtttggctgtgcgcagagtactgtgttgccaggtcccaactaatagattcccttcgggcccgaggtagatcaccctatgtgccagtccgggacgtcctggcaagccgtgaccacccctatatttttcttatctatatctttttgaaaaccattgatgtccaagtttaatacattttcccctctctcattcacagtagaatctcaccaacctatccctgtatctacaatatggcattgcttcacgagtcttcggtgcatacccttcttgataaccgtctacccagaacatcatgacatacctcacatgcagatgatatagagaacatcatgacagtatcagagtgccaataattatccgaaatatcgaccctcccctcgcccctgcgattacaggctggaaactacaacactacaacaaagtgtgcatatccgccacaatgatcaatcagcaaacgacgatgtcaattacacaatatgtatcccacttcctacctttttcctttacttacataagaggggagcaagccgcccctaaatacggctttcctttcccccactaacatgtgacatgtaattaaaaaaaaatgaattatcggcctcgttaagctaaagcatttgggcctaaataaacgtatttaagataaaaaaaaaaaaaaaacatctgaaCAATCTTGGCTCTACTGCCTGAATCACATTGATTGGCGTTATCAATATAATACTACGCTTATCTCTGGCAGAAACAATTATTTCACGAAGAAGAATTTGACGACGACAtcaccaacgacacgactagacacttgcaTTCCTAAAGTGTATCGCAAATcggactacccctcagtgactcaggtaactcgtactgtcaaatttgCTATTTGATTAAAAAATGCATTAAACTAGCAACACTTATGAatctgttattatttttttccaaatagcCCATAGTTACCGTAGCAACCTCTGGTTACGCAAAGGAAAATAATGAGTATAACAACAAACCGAAAATTTTACCAAAGAAGCAATGAATTTGATTGACCTTATCGAAAAGTGAGCAAATTTCGATTCTAGTGTTAATTGATTTAAGTAACACCTTATTTTTATTCTAGCAAGCAAATAATCATGTACCTGGTGCAGCACGACGTAACCAATCTGTTAGGTCCGATGCATGTTATCGTCCAAACTGTCGATAATCAAAAGTTCCCTGTAACAAGCAGTGAAATGGCTGAATATGGTCAAAGGATCTGAAAACGGTGAAGTGACCGAGCAATCATTTGTGCAAAATCGACCAGCTACAGAAAGCTTTACTGAAGTGAATCTATAAGGGTCGATTTCTTCACGCTCGCTTAACGCTTAAGCCTGGTTTAAACACACTGGTAAACCTACTTTAAACGTTAAGCGagagtgaagaaatcggccctaagtgaAATATCATGCGACGATAGCTGGGGAATGGCGATGTGCTCAAGGTAAGAAGTCTGTTCTTTATGGCCAAGGTTAACACGCCTGTCAGTATCAGTGCACCGTTCATGGATACCATGTTACAAAGGTTTATTCGACAGTTACCCGCTGCTTCGTGAATTGGATAAAACAAACTGGCAATCAAGATACAAAATCATCGTCCGATACATTGAGTTGTACAATAGAGAAATCTCAGTCTATTGCAGACGCGTAAAGGATTCACTGCCGGTGGTAGGAAATAAACATGCGAAATCGTTTTCGCATCAGCTATCCCTGTATGTCTATTCGCACAGCCACGTGACCTAGTTACGagcgaaattttcttctagtcactacgtgacgtgactgtgagaatgggGCCCGTGATGGTCCAGTACGTCTACGTGCACCCAAATGAAACATTCCTGCCGATGTCGTATACCATTTTCTAACAGAGAAATGTCACAAATAAAAAACCTTTAAACTTAATCGTGTGTCTCGACTCTGCAGACgttctttattttttatctgTGCTATGCAGTTCAACTTTATTCATCAAAATATACCGTCAAATCCGAAAGGTGAGTTGTTAACTTTCCAGACGTTGCAAAAATGGCTCATCGAGCTGGCAACCGCTAGTGCTTAAGGctttacagttcgggaaatgagccacgggatttgatcagggaaaattttccaccgagatctctccaaactgtcaaatcATTTTCATtcgcacggtgtctttgtcgactATTAGTACGAGTCAACTCATGAATCTTTGCGAAAAACAATTTAGATCTGCAAAAGTTGTACACCTACGCACAACTGGTGACGTTAGAAAACAAAATAgaggaaaaaatcgaaaattacaACATGACCGTTTTTCTCTATGATAAGCATAACATCCATTGAAGTTTTTAAAggaattttattatctacataCTAAGATTTATTCTTATAATCATTGATACGTTGCGGATTCCACCTGTCATAAGGAGCTGTGGCCATGTGGTATCCGGCGAGCTGTAATCTCATTTCCGCACACTGGAAGCAGATGGACATTGACTCTTTCTGTTTCAGTGCTATTAGAATTCTCATGCTAGCGTAGAACCGGTGTAGCATTTCGTTCCGGACCACAATCAGCGAGGAGTATAGCGGTTCGTGGTAACACACAAACGACACGAATCGATAGAATAGCGGAATGTTTGGTACACGAGTTCGAGCGAGTCCGGTCTTTTCAGACAGCAGAAACAATTACTCGTTGGTCGGTAGCCCAGTAGGCACGATACTGCAATGAACGGAAGCCAGtaatgattttttacatttattcGTTATCGAGCTTACCCGCACCGTTTGAACAATTGCAGCCGTGTTggtaaaatttttgattttgctTCACCAGAATTCAATCTGGACGACAACCGCCGCCGTTCAGAAAACCCTTCATTGATCTGTATCCACAACTCGAGCGGATTCTGTTCATATGGGACGACTGATATTGGAAGCGCCTCCCTCTTGGCTTGGGGTGCAGGATTAGTAGTCTTTCGGTTTATCTATTGCTTGTATACTCTAAACAAGAGTGAATCGTTTGTAAAGTTCTCGCCCACTAATTCgcgttcatttttaaaattagtgcTTGTGTATTGCAATGAGTTTGCTGTCGGAAACACTGGAAACAGGTGGACGATGACTCATTCGGTTTCGATATGATAAAAATTTCCCGTGCAAGCAGCGATCCGGTGTAGCATCTTGCCCGGACCACGATCAGCCCAGAGTGGAGAGTATAGCGGTTCGTggtgttaactacatacaaagaaccctatgcacataccctgggcaggtgcccacgtgtcagttctgtaatcagactgtacactacggtaagccatgcgccaaaacaactaaagaaaactcatcttcaaccaccactaccaaacagccttcaacatttgctgatacACAACAAACAGCCGGCCAACAAATGAATGCCGGACCAACAATATTCCACGGCATCCCAAAGCCAATACTCACCGTACGCAGGgatgaaataaacaagaaagaagacggctatatcaaagtcactcgaaaacacaaaaagcaccaaaaatcTAACAGCGACAACCATTCTAGTGATGACGATATGGACACAAACACAAGCGAGGGGGAAGGCAGACAGACTGATCAGCAAGCAGCAGAAGGTACACCCGACCATCGCTCACCACCGAGAAAGAAAGTCAACACAAGAAACGGAAAGCAGTGCACCCAGGATAGTCGACAAAAATAATGTTCGATggtttatatatattttgatatctattttgaatgaaattttgaatttgtaatttttgaaatgtacattattttcaaaaaggcgaatgaccctcgaggttaaagccttaataaataaacaaacatatcATTAGACAGCAAAAGCAGGCAAAATGCATGCGAATGGCGGGGCTAATAATATTATTAGTAGCAAAGAACGCAGCCACCCGCCTGATTGTTGCATCGCGTAGCGTTTCGTTCGCCTCTAATTAGTTAGCCAATCTGTCGTGGTAATGTGGGGATCTAGACACCACTAGTTCCCAGCTTTATCCACACAATGCACTTTTCGCTGGGCATGAACGACAATGAAAATGTCACAGAATGTGCCACCATCTGGTCACTTGACCCGAAGTCATATGACATTCAGCAGAGTATACGCAGTAGGGAATTTTCATCACTGATTCTGCTGACTCCTCTTGCTAAAAAATCGGGAAAAAAGCGTTCCGGCCGAACAACGATTAATTTTCTTCGGAACACAAATCTCGGACACTGCAGAACAGAATGTCGGAAGTTCAGGATCTTATGTCATCCCTGCCGGATGATAAAATCGGTGAGTAGAAAATATGATCTCAGCTACCTATGtggtttatttttcttctgGTGCATTGGAAATGGAGAAAATCGATAGGATAGTCATTTTTGCTTGATTTCACTCTATTGTTAGTGAGAAAccaatttaaaaatgtaaatgGGGACTAAGTAGTCTGGTTTTCAATTAATCAAAAAAGTTGGCgaatatttgaaatttaaatCTAATCACGTGACGTTTTTTTTGTAGATATGATTGCTGCTACAAGCGTTTTGCAGCAGCAGGCAGGAGACATACGACAGAATAAGCCCAACTGGTCATCTTACATGCAGTCGATGATGATATCTCAAGAGGATTTCGCTTGTGTGAGCAGCTTGGATAAGGACAAGAAATCACAGGCCCAGTATCTGCAGGAAAACCCAAGTCAATGTGCCAAGACGTTCCTGAATCTGCTTGCCCATGTATCCAAGGATCAAACCATTCAGTACATCCTGGTGATGATTGACGATCTGCTGCAGGAGGACCGCACGAGGGTACAGGTTTTTCACGATTATGCCATCAAACGTAAGGAGAGCGTTTGGGCGCCGTTCCTGAATCTGCTAAATCGGCAGGATGGGTTCATTGTAAACATGGCATCCCGAGTCGTGGGAAAACTCGCTTGCTGGGGTCAGGAACTGATGCCGAAGTCGGATCTACACTTCTATCTGCAGTGGCTAAAGGATCAGTTGACGGTCGCTGTAAGTATTAAGGATCGATTCTTTTCTTGATAGCACTGATGATATACTAACATTGGCTTGACTATGTTTGGTGGTTCTAATCATTACTGTTTTGCAAACAAAGATATACACTTTTTCTAACAGGACAATGCTGTGATGAGTGTGACGTTCCTGTTTCTCTAGCGTTCTTTGTTTTGTGTTCTGCTTTGTTAACTAACTCGCCACTTATTTAAATACTTGAAAATGTTTGCATCTTTTGCTCAGCAATACAAAATAATGCTTTCTGTTAATTTTTGCCATttgacaaaaagtttcaaaattattgtaaaaatgtTTGTAATATTCTCCGAGATAGGCTCAAAAGCTGTTGAAAGAAATGGAAGCAGCGGAAAAGAAACGTGCTGAAGAAGCAGCCGCCCTCCACCATGGACACGGACATCACGCTCATCATGGCGGAGTCAGTGGTGGTgatcaccatcatcatcaccaccatcatcatcatcagcagaTCACGGAAAAATATCGTGAGATATCGAGTGTCATTGATGAGCCCCGCCAACGCGTGGAAGGCGAATCGCTTCACGTCTCCCTAACGGTAGTCGATCCCAAATCATTTCACCTCGTTCCGAGGTCCACTTTTTCAGCTAGGAGAATTCTTCTGTTAGCTGCCATCAATTTTCAATGCACGACCTCACGATTTATTTGTACCTTTCAGTGTGATGTGAAAATTCGAACCATCTGCACGATTATACATTCAACATGGAAACACATGTTGCTCAACCATGTTGGCATAAGGTTTTATTATCTCGCTCTGTTGTGATGATGTTCAAGATTTTTCACAACAAACCACACTCTGCATTTTCTGTGATGAAAGCTGCATTTTTAACCTTAtgccaaaaaaaatcaatagttcaccgatttattttttattatatttcatAAGATATTATTTTGTATACAGACTCATTAAATGActaatatttttgttgaatttttatatttcatgaATGCAATAACACTGCCAGAAATAACGACATTGTGCTCTCGATGTCGTAAAATCATGTCAATTGCTTTCTCACGCATATCTCATTTAATTGACAGTTTCTTGGCGAATTCTAATAGCATTTCATCTTTCCTATCTAGAACAACGAATATATCCAATCGGTGGGTCGCTGCTTGCAGATGATGTTGCGTGTTGATGAGTACCGTTTCGCATTCGTCACAGTCGACGGCATCAGTACACTGATCAGTATTCTGTCCTCGCGCGTAAATTTCCAGGTAAAGTACACATtgaatcaataaatttttaacagaattaaccttcATTTCTTCACAGGTTCAATACCAGTTGGTGTTCTGTCTGTGGGTTCTAACGTTCAACCCACTGCTGGCGGAAAAGATGAACAAGTTTAACGTTATTCCCATTCTGGCTGACATTTTGAGCGACAGTGCCAAGGAGAAGGTCACCCGTATAATACTAGCCGTGTTCCGCAACATGATCGAGAAGCCGGAAGATCTACAGGTTGCCAAGGAGCACTGCATTGCCATGGTACAGTGCAAGGTAATGAAGCAACTGCAGATTTTGGAACAGCGTCGCTTCGATGACGAGGACATTGCTGCGGATTTGGAATTTCTGATCGAGAAACTGCAGAACTCCGTACAGGACCTGAGCTCGTTCGATGAGTATTCTACGGAAATTAAGAGCGCTCGGCTCGAGTGGTCCCCGGTGCACAAGTCGGCCAAGTTCTGGAGAGAAAATGCCCAACGTTTGAATGAGAAAAATTATGAACTATTACGTATATTGGTCCACTTATTGGAAACCTCAAAGGATCCTCTGGTACTGTCCGTTGCTAGTTACGACATTGGCGAGTATGTGCGTCACTTTCCAAGAGGAAAACAGTAAGTCTTTTTTAATATCAACttgaaaatttaataacttaaaTTCACATATACAGTGTCATTGAGCAACTGGGAGGAAAACAATTGGTCATGCAGCTACTAGCCCACGAAGACCCGAACGTACGCTACGAGGCCCTGTTGGCCGTCCAGAAACTTATGGTTCACAACTGGTAAATTGATCGTTTGTTTCGATTATCCATCAAATTAATcataatttttgtttgttttagggAATATCTTGGCAAACAACTGGAGAAGGATAACGAAAAAGCTCCTCCTACTGGAGCTACAATCAGCGGAAAGGCATAATTTGTTGTTCAGCTTTGTTTTTTCTcttgttattaatttttaaaattgtaaTGAAGGTTCAATCAAGTATCGGCTGGTACTACATTTTCGATAATGTCGATGTGTGCAATTTCCAAACCATCGTTGAACTTGCAATACATAAT encodes:
- the LOC131680278 gene encoding V-type proton ATPase subunit H isoform X1 codes for the protein MSEVQDLMSSLPDDKIDMIAATSVLQQQAGDIRQNKPNWSSYMQSMMISQEDFACVSSLDKDKKSQAQYLQENPSQCAKTFLNLLAHVSKDQTIQYILVMIDDLLQEDRTRVQVFHDYAIKRKESVWAPFLNLLNRQDGFIVNMASRVVGKLACWGQELMPKSDLHFYLQWLKDQLTVAAQKLLKEMEAAEKKRAEEAAALHHGHGHHAHHGGVSGGDHHHHHHHHHHQQITEKYREISSVIDEPRQRVEGESLHVSLTNNEYIQSVGRCLQMMLRVDEYRFAFVTVDGISTLISILSSRVNFQVQYQLVFCLWVLTFNPLLAEKMNKFNVIPILADILSDSAKEKVTRIILAVFRNMIEKPEDLQVAKEHCIAMVQCKVMKQLQILEQRRFDDEDIAADLEFLIEKLQNSVQDLSSFDEYSTEIKSARLEWSPVHKSAKFWRENAQRLNEKNYELLRILVHLLETSKDPLVLSVASYDIGEYVRHFPRGKHVIEQLGGKQLVMQLLAHEDPNVRYEALLAVQKLMVHNWEYLGKQLEKDNEKAPPTGATISGKA
- the LOC131680278 gene encoding V-type proton ATPase subunit H isoform X2 yields the protein MSEVQDLMSSLPDDKIDMIAATSVLQQQAGDIRQNKPNWSSYMQSMMISQEDFACVSSLDKDKKSQAQYLQENPSQCAKTFLNLLAHVSKDQTIQYILVMIDDLLQEDRTRVQVFHDYAIKRKESVWAPFLNLLNRQDGFIVNMASRVVGKLACWGQELMPKSDLHFYLQWLKDQLTVANNEYIQSVGRCLQMMLRVDEYRFAFVTVDGISTLISILSSRVNFQVQYQLVFCLWVLTFNPLLAEKMNKFNVIPILADILSDSAKEKVTRIILAVFRNMIEKPEDLQVAKEHCIAMVQCKVMKQLQILEQRRFDDEDIAADLEFLIEKLQNSVQDLSSFDEYSTEIKSARLEWSPVHKSAKFWRENAQRLNEKNYELLRILVHLLETSKDPLVLSVASYDIGEYVRHFPRGKHVIEQLGGKQLVMQLLAHEDPNVRYEALLAVQKLMVHNWEYLGKQLEKDNEKAPPTGATISGKA